cggagcctcctttccagcaccctggagtaaactttacccgggaggctgagcagtgtgatactGCAATAGTTGGAGCACACCCTCCGGTCCCCTTTGTTGACAATGGGAACCACCACCCTGGTCTTCCACGCTGCAGGCACTGTACCCGACCTCCACACAACACTGAAAaagcgtgtcagccaagacagcccaacaTTGTCCAGAGCCTTCAGAATCTGAGGGCGCATCTCAGCTGCACCCAGCGTGTTGCCGTTGGGGAGCTTTTTGACTACCTCAGCAACCTCTACCAGGGAAGTGGGCGAGAGTTCCTCTGAGTTTTCAGGCTCTGCCTCCTCCACAGTGGACGTGATGGCCTGGTTCAGGAGttcctcaaagtgctccttccacCGCTTGATGATGTCCCCAGCTGAGGTCAGCGCTGCTTTCCCTTCTTGAGGCCAAGTGAAAATCCTTCTCCATAGCCTCTtcgaactcctcccacacctGGGTTTTTGCTTCAGCGACCGCCACAGCTGCAGCCCCTCTGGATGGATGAATAGTATGGatagtatgtcaaaatgtcccagcatagtatggcaaaaaatgtcatggtatagccATAGtaagtatgtcataaaatatagTAAATATAGTATAGCGCAttaagaaaaagtcatagtgcagtgcgtcaaaaaatattttaaggtATTATGCAAAaaatggggcggcacggtggtgtggtggttagcgctgtcgcctcacagcaagagggttcccggttcaatcccgggtgttGGAGCCCCTCtgtgagtttgcatgttgtccccgtgtcaacgtgggttttctccggcttcctcccacagtccaaagacatgcaggttaattgatgacgtaggtgtgaatgtgagcatgagagcatgaatggttgtctgtctctgtgtgtcagccctgtgatagtctggcgacctgtccagggtgtaccctgcctctcacccactgTATAGCGCATCAAGAAAAACCTCacagtatgtcacaaaaagtcatactacactgtcaaaaaaatgccaaagtgtagcatgtgaaaaaatatagtatagcacataaaaaatgccacagtatagtatgtcaaagaatatcatagtttagtatatcataaaaaatgttttatagtatgttgaaaaatacaacaatacagaacatcataaaaaaagtcctaATCAGATCACTTATATCTAATATAGTCTTTGTAGCCTTCCTAACACATTATTGGTGTGTTTTCTTGTCAGGTCAGAAAAAATAAACTAGACACTAAAACTGTTGCTGCAGATTGTGAACCTGCAATGAGGcttggggctgcagcacacaggGATGACCCTGTTAACTGGTCATAGTTTCAAAAGTGTTCATGAATGTGACAGGCAGCTGAACTCAGATTCTTACAGGAAGTTTAATTGTGGCTCTATCAATTTATCAAATGACATGAGTACCCTTTCTTCTTATTGCATATCGCTTCAGTACGGCCACCTTCCAGTGAATACAACTAAACAGCTGCACATCTTTATAATCATAAAGACTTAAACCATCTGCAGCTCCTTTCATCATCACAAGATGGCAGTGACTAATGCTCAAGCATGTCCACCACTCCCACCTCTGAAGAGATGCCCACAGGGATAGATTACTACACTAAAGCACCCCAGAATAAAAAGTGTTGTAGAACCATATTCACACAGGTGCTTTCAGTCATCTGTGTGCATCCCTGTTTCCTACAAATTGCAACAGCACATACATTTTGAGGAAACAAAGTGCTGACCCAGTCGTGTTTTACAACCCGGCCGCTCTTGGCTTCCATATATGTAGGTATTCATGTCACTAGTTTAACCTCCTGTTTTTCACTTTAGTATtaacataaatacaaatacacattttgacTATAAGGAGTCATGATGAGAGTTTGATCTATTACACAAGTTGATGAAAAAATAGgtgtatgtacagtaaatatgtacTGAAACGTGTGTATATGTAGAGTATCTACATGTCTATAAGTGTGCAGGATCCTGAGTAACAAAATTACACGAAACCTCCGCTAATTAATGCGCATCAGTACATGCTTTGATACCAACTGGATcagagaggaaatgaaacagcgtgccTGGTTCTgtcagagggaggagacagaaagaaagtcaGGGTTTGTTGAAGAAAACGTGCCAGGGAGCAGGTTTGGTTCACGGAGGAGTAAGTTACCACAGAAACTGACCCAGAGTCTGAGTTAGTTAatcctgagatgagggaaactttATAGAAAGAGAGGTATCACTGAACACACTTTCTGAAACAGGAGCCAGAGAGCTTTGATGGTTTAACCACAGGCAGATACAATTTGTTGATGaagatgaaataaaacacaaacagcttcaATGTAAAGGTTTTATTGCCAGAAACTCAGGACAGAGCAGACAACAAAGATCCAGACAAAATATATGCTTGagttacaataataattagtaCTCTAATTACAATTGGTACccaaattaagatttttaaaactgtatttttttaagtctttaaaaacaaatgtatattcatatatatatatatatatatatacacaattTAAGATCAAAACTTTTGTGTaagtacaaaaagtaatgcTCCATGTTTTTAAGTTATTCAAAAACAtaatctatccatccatttgcTGTTGCTTATCCACATAGagaccattcacactcacagacaatttagagtcaccaattaacctgcatgtctggactgtgggaggaagctggagtactcgGAGAAAACTCACACTAACACGGGGAGGATATGCAatctctgcacagaagggctgtGACCTaaacaggaaccctcttgctgtgctCTCAAAGCTCTCTAATCTGTTGAAAATATTCTCCCTCCCCCTCCATGTTCTGTGGGACCTGATAAAGCTTCAGAGGGCTGTTGTCTCCCCccaaaaactgtagtttttTTACAAAAAGCTGAAGTACTGCATTATTGAAATCTgtggatattttttttcttatcggTGACATTGATTCATCGTTGATAAACTCCTTCCACTTCTTTTTTAGAGCTGTAACGATTTCTTCTCTGACCTCCGGGTGAAATTCAAATGATGTAATAATTTTGGTTCCACGGTCCAAATGATCTTTTTTACGACATGAAGTTTTTGCCTGATCCACAAGTTTGTGAAGAATGGATTTGATAGTACTACTTAGTATTTTTTTATCTGTGGCCAAGTGGATTTTCTTATATAGGCCATTAATTTCAGAGATATTTCCAAATTTTCGTCTCAGTTCCTTTTCGTTCAGTTTGAAATGGATGTTCTCGCATTTTTCaatatcaggaaaaaaaacacgcaCCAGATTTGAGATGTCAAAATAAGTGAGGTGCTTAAAAAAATTTGGACCAGTGAGTCCCCAAAATTTTGTAAATGTGACGTTGGTAAAAAATCCATATCTACTGTGCCAGTCATCAGCTTTCTGTAAAAGTAGAAACATACAGCAGGTGGCATTGTTCTCTCTCTTCAAACATGGGCTGTTATAGGAAAACACCAAGAGTATTTTCACTTCATTTCCACGATCTAATAAAAAATCGTCAATCTGCTGAATTAATATTTCctcactgtgttttttactgGGAAGAGAAGCAGAATGTCCTTCCTCCTTTGGATGGTCTGGATAAACTGCAGGAAAATCTTTGGTATTACCATCTTTCAAATAAGCAATAGCAAATGcatattgtttttcttcttgaGATGCAAGGACAGACCTCATGTGTTCATCCGGAGGCATTATATCAATACTTGACTCTTTGTCTAAATTCAAATGTGATATAATTTTtgtaaaaaaatctgttttatcagaagtttgctttttaaaaatgacaggTAGGCCAAAAAACAGCAAGTAAAGCAATCTGCTTGAAGACATCACGTTGGGATACACCTGAACAGGGATAGAAGAGAAAGCCCGCCATCGATAACTCTGGAGGTCCCTTGTCGACGGCCTGTAGCCCAAAAGGTATGTAAGGCATGAGAAAGTTAATAAGTTTTCTTTTACTAAATCAATTTGGTAAAACCTTTTTGTGGTCAAtctattatttatattttggtgaggaatatatttattatttctaaTCTTCTTTGCTGGGCTACAGGGATGATCCTCCGGCTGCAGGTCTTCTTCCCTGGATAgtaaaaaagtttgacttcaaTATTTTTCACAGGACAAAATCATTCCTaaaacattattatcattattatgattatgattattattattattattattattattgttattattattgttatcattatcatcatttaaCTGCTAAGCTGGAAGAGTTCCCATGTGCCACATACATAGAGCTGTAGATGGTTAATGACTAATTTAACTCTGTTAAGTGTACCTAATGGTGGCGTGTtagattaaaatatatttattttctctcctcttgttGCAAATGGGAACAAAGCACAACAATACTGCTCAATATAATGGAGCTCCATTTACAGGCAAGGGAGACTGTCTTCACAAGAAAACAACATAATCATTTGCATCAGCAACGTTTACTGTCGTGACAAAGTGCTCTGCAGCCGTGGCAACTATGAGAGCAAATAAGGAAGTTGTATGATGtcatagagagacagagaggctaCTTGTATGTAAAACAAGTAGGCTGCtcctaaaatgtattttttaaaatactgagATACATGTAATGGAGTAAATGTATACCATCAGCACCTACCATGGAGGAGGATGGGAGACTTTGTCCGGTTTAGAGGAGCGGGGCCGAAGTATCGAATTGTTTGGAGATCTGCAGACAAAGATAGATGAGAATAAACTGTCAAACATTAAGAAGTGTTAACATGTCATGACGTGGTATTTGACCTAAAAGCTGTCTTTTCACATTTACTTGACCCATTTTATGAGGACCACTTTACACTGAGTAAATATTCTTTATACAAAGAGTGTACCTTTGGGGTGATTggagctgtggctcagaggaagTGGTAGAAgccatcccctctctctcaagCATGTCTGGACTTTGTTGTCTGCTACTGTCCAGCTTagtgagaaaaaataattataaattatCTTCTAAATTATGTTTTCAGATGTAGCTGAAAGTGTTCTCTCTTGATGTTGGTTCACAAACAACACATCATTATGAAAttgtttaaatgtcagtgttggtgttattgattattttaccCTTTGAAAAACTATCTTTTGATAAAGTAACCACTTACCTCCATGGCCAGAGGCTGTGCACACtagagagagaaatgagaggaccttaaaacacaagttttaagtaagtttgtgttgctttaaatattgtatgtaaataaaggtttttaaataacaaaacaaaaaacagaaagaaaatttGTACCAAATTGATGTGACTTACCAGACTTGGTCTGCGGCAGTAATGTCCCCCCAAAGCAGGGGCTGGTAAAGCTTGTTCTCCACAGAAACTTCAATACAGTTCTAAGAAAAGTAAAGAGTATTTATGATAATAATGATCGTTATTATCaagaaatgtattttctgtagATAACAGAACCAGCCCCTACTTTGGGgggtattttttctgttttttctcgCCTTCTCCTTTCCTGTTTTGTGTGCTCTAGAGATGAAAAGTACATCAGAAACAGACAGTCTTGGCTGTCACTGTGTGGCTGCGTTTAAATACTTGCTCTGAAAtcattttgcaattttctgTTGTCACCATGCCCAGTTTTGTTGCGTAGGCCGGAAGGCTGGTTTTCAGGTTTAACGTGTGGGGCACTGCAGTAACGCTTCATAAAACAGGCCCAGACTGGCCCAAGGAAGAACCGGGGAGTTCCCTGGTGGCCTGGCCCGCAAATGGTCTGCTCTGGCGCAATTTTAAAGTGTACATGAACTTGACAGGCAACTGAACTGAGATTTTTacgggaagtttaattatttgtttataGTAAATTGTGCTCCCTTCCTTGTTATAATTTAGGAAATACTGTCAATTCTGtttattgtgtctcttttgtaTTCAACTTGTGTGGTGCACAGTTTTGGTGCAATTGTGCATGGAGTCAGACAAGAATTTATCTGCACAGATCATTAAGCCTGTGGCTGAAATGTAaggaatgaaaaggaaaaaaaaacctgctgtttGATCGGATTAATAaggtcagtgtttttctgtatatAATATGGTGTTTCAGTTCCTGCTTTGGGCAGGTTTTATTTCAGTTCTTGCCTCCTCCTTTCCTGTTTGTgaatgttagaaaaaaaaactgtggggCCTTGGTAGCctagtgtagtggatagtgctggcgctCCATGTACGGAGGCAATGCCTCACTGTAGCGGCCGCAgattcgactccggcttgcaaccctttggtGCTTGTCaaccctcactctctctctctctctctctctctctctctctcaccccatttcaatctgtcctgtccattaaaggcaaaaagccccaaaaaataatctttaaaaaaaaaaaaagaactgtgtGCTGGCTGAGTATAAATCCTTGGTAATCATGGGGGACAAGCAGTTGCCAGgtttcattgtgtttatagaggCTGGAACGTGAAGTTTAAAGTGTGGGTGATCTTACCTGCATGCAATTGGGCTGACACTCACTGGAAGTACTGGAACCTCTGATACTGCATCTCTGTCTACATTAACACTGACAAATCAGTGTTGAAAATGTCCTTGTTggattaaataaaaacacaactataaaaacaacagaggaCCAAGAAGACACTTCAGCAGCTGATGAGGGTTTTTCTGAATGTTGCTGTGACTGTGTCTTAAGTGGAAAATTGCAGTGCAGATGATTCATAAGGATTTTCCATACACGTATGCTGGCTTGGCTTGACTCGGCTTACCTGGGTGTGTCAACCTGCAGCGTTTTTTTGATCTCCATTCAACAGGGCCGCCTGCTTGAAGGTGTGCATTTAACAGACCATGCACTTGTCAAGTTTTCCAGTGCATACCCTTTTACTGTATGTCTTAAATGGCATTCATCTACTTTTGTCCAATTTTGAATGTTTGGTTATAGCCTTCAACCTATCCTTTTGGAGGCACCATGAGGTCAACAACTGTTGGATAAACTGCCATGAAATCttgttcagacattcatgtttctgtaattttggtgaaccctgacttttcatcaacccatcatcaggtcaaaaataTAATGGCTCCAGATTGGCTCCAGAtccgatagactgattcacccaaagtgtgtgaaggaacgctatcgcaggtctTTCCtgactgctgctgtcagacaacataaccagcactgctcacagtaaaccacaccatggacactttatagacactatggacactttatggacaccacagctttctgctgttttgcacacacaatcacttgcactagatgtgttcgctttatccactgctcattttcattcactgctgctcattattatccacttctcattattattattgttattattattcattcatcttctaaccgcttcatcctcttgagggtcgcgggggggctggagcctatcccagctgacatcgggcgagaggcagggtacaccctggacaggtcgctgacacatagagacaaacaaccattcacgctcacattcacacctatggacaatttagagttatcagttaacctagtccccaatctgcatgtctttggactgtgggaggaagccggagtgcccggagagaacccacgctgacacggggagaacatgcaaactccacacagaagggctcccacgcccgggatcgaaccggcaaccctcttgctgtgaggcgagagtgttaaccaccacaccaccgtgccgcccctattattattattatcattattattattattattattgttatttatcacggtttcttgtatttttgtacttttttttgcatgcctagttttttaagttttaagttttttaagtttaaatttttgAACTTttcccttgactgctgtaacactgggaTTTCTCCATTATGGGATcagtaaaggtgtatcttatcttatcttatcttaatatatggaatgaaactCAAACTATATTGAATCAAACTCAGAATATATTgaatgaaatttgaaaatatatgGAAAGAAACTCAGAATATATTGAATGTAACTCAGAATATATGGAATAAAACTCAGATTAATCAGATTATGCCATGACCTCTGTGAGCCAATCATTTTATTGCTGTCAAATTTTAAAactttcctttttcttctttcgTCAATGTTGAATTTGCTGGGATGCATACAGTGAGACCTGAGGAAAGTATTCAAGTTACCAAGGAAGCTATGTATGGAATTTTAAACCCATTAAAAAATATGTACCAGGAAATAGTGAATGCCAAATATAAATGAAAGGTTAACCACTAAAAAAAGGCATGGAGAGTGGTTCACTGAAGGGCAGCAACATGCTTGAAACATAAAGTGAATGTTGTTCAGAAAAATTTAAGAAAATGACCTGGAAATGACTGCGGAGAGGGAGAATGATTCCCCAAACTCTGCCCAAATACGTAATTAATATGTCAAAGCTTCCTTTCctaaaacaatacaaacaaagaaaaagagaacaatGAGATGAGAAATTTTAATAGTTAAAAGTAGTTTAAAAAGTGTGCATGAATGTGACAGGAAGCTGAGCTCGTAATCTAACGATAAGTTACTGTGGAGTATTCTTTTCTGTGTCAGTCCATATTTACAGTAAATCATCCTCCCTTTCCTTGTTTCAGTTAAGAACTATTACGTATGAACTTCTATTGTTGatgacatgttttcattttcgTTTTCAACAAGTGTGGTGCATAGTTGTGGTGCAGCTGTGGGTGTGGTCAGAATTAAATTGTTTCCAGGTGTCGAAGCTTCACACACTTAAAATAGCATTTTCAGAGTCAGCATGTGAACATGCTATAAGGATTGGCTAAAAGTGGAATGAGTGGAGAAGCGCAATCCAACTGGCAGGACTAATCTCCAGTTATATACACTGTGTGGTCACACCAacagactgagctactgctagATAACTTGTTTCATCTGTGAAATGTATGTCAAGATTCAAGATATTaacaataaaatttaaaaataccacgataaaacaaatgaatggaAGTCAAGGTTTACAGCTGAACCAACGTACTAAAAAACAGGACATGaatcctggagaaaatccagGCTTCGAAGAGGTTGGACATTCAAAAATAGCAAACTCACAAATTTCACAGCAAATCTGGATTGTTCAGATGTGACCAAGAGGATTCAGTTGTTAATTAACAGTTGGGAAGAAACGACAAACTGCTgtgacaaaacagaaatgtacaatcgCTTGATGGGACTGCTTCCATCTAAGGGAGAGGAAGATGGTAGTAATGCTGCGTGTTCTGATACAGTACGGCAATGGCATATCAAAGATTTCAACAGAAGAGAacctgaaagagacaaacaatttGCATATGCCATGGTCCACTTGAAGGACAAGAGCAGAAAGGATTTTCTGGCAGTTCATCCAGAatttcagaagaagaagaaagagtctGGTGCCCTGCGCACCAAAGCGGACCAAAGCAGACCGACCATCAGAGCATCAACACACAGTGAAGAGATTGTAATCAAGCAACTGGATGATTATCTCCAGCACAATGGGACCATGgtgaaacacattttgatttataCACTCAATAGCCCGTGTTTGAAAAGGGGAGACCAAATTGTCCCTTGTATGTTTCAGCTTTTACACAAAGCCCATGAATGGCGTCAGCATTATGGAGTTTGTACTGATGTGGCATTTACAAAGTTTTGGGGACTAAGTGGtccaaaattattttaaatatctcaaCTATTCTACCATCTCATGTCCCAGCAGTCCTTTTCATTCACATATTGTGAAATGCGAGGACGTCCATTTCAAAGCGGATCCTAAGAATCTGAGGGACATTTTCAACAAGAGTGATAACCACAACACTCTGTCACATGTTAAAGACACGGATAAGAACACACTCCGCAAGGGCATTACATCTGCTCGAAAAAAACTTGTGAACCtggcagaaacttcatttggtCTGCATGGCGATCATTTGGACCGGGGAAAGCAGACGATTGGTTCTTTGACTTTTCTGCCAGCAGTACAGCACAAAGTTTGTGAAAAATTACAGGAGCAGTGGAAAGAAATGGTCAGCAACAGTTCAATGACGCCCATCAGAGAATACATGGTTGAAGAATTCAACTGTGCTGTAGTCCATCATTTCAGAGAACAGTTAAAGTCATTTCTGGGGAACAGCAGCCCACTGCAGCTTCACCGCATTCCTCTGATGTGAAGGAGAATTTGATGAATTTATAATCTGTCATTGATGAATTTATGATATATCATTGTACATTAAAGTCCCAGCTGTGAAGGAAATTTGTCTATTTCTTTATTTCAATAACACTTTCACACATGCTGGTCTTGAAGTCATATGTGTTTTCATAGAAAGACTACTAATCAGATGTACAGCCACATgttagggccctgacacaccacgTCGAGGGCTGGCAGCTGGTCAACGTCCTGCCATTGTTGGTGAGTATCACTGGCCTTAGTTTTTAAGGTGTGTCTTGCACTATTGGCACTTGTCACCTCTTGTCACCTGTTCTTTTGGGCAAGTCAACAAGTTTAATCAGTATCTGAGCAGGCAGAGTCCATCAGTGAGAAAAGTCATTGTGGAAGAcggttcagctcagtgcacaagaggagaaatgaaagtgaggaaagcaagCAAGAAGCAAGAAGTTGCTCAACATCTTGGCTGTgatccacattttttttttaagtctatgCTACTTCTCTCCTGAGTGCACACCCTGAACCTACAGACAACACCTACTTAGAGTCAGAATCAGCTTTAGTGGACACGTATGTGAATATCAACAAGTCATTTGACTCAGGCTATTAGTGACTCTCACTGTATTGACACATACACAACATTTTCAGGAAGACAGAAATAGACATGCAGCTGAATGAAGACAGGTAAAAACATAGAAATAATTATTATGTAAACACAAGTAGGTGGAAAAATAAGTGcatatttaaacacatttaattaagCAACaatcaacagcaacacacaatGTGTACATGCAGGAcaaactgtttgtgtaaattGGGAAGAAGACTCAAATGGCGCAGGAGTGCACAGAGTGCTATGATAAAGGGTTGACACATTTCCCCCTGTCAACAACAGTTCAATGACACCCATCAGAGAGCTGAAGAAGTCAACAGTGCTGTAGTTCATCTTTTCAGAGAACAGCTTAAAGTGATTTCTGGGCAAGAGTAGCTGCCTGCAGCTTGACCGTATTCCTCTCAGGTCACCATGAAGCCCGTCAAGAGTCTGGGGCAGTTTGAACTGCCTGTGGGAAGAATGAACATGTTAGAGCCTGTCCCGTCTTGATGAAATGCTCTAAGTGACTACTTTTCTTTTTGGAAAATTGTTTGCTGCCACTCACTTAATTCTCCGGCTTTTGTGGCGTCTGGCTCCCGTGTGTGAGTCTCACTTCCTGATcctgaattaaaaaaaggggTTACTGACTCACTCACAGAATGCAGAGATTTGACTGGCTGAGGAGCATCATGTGAAACAATTTACAATGCATGCAATTGGTCTGTGAGTTTCCTGAGCAGCTAAAACAGTTGGCGTAAAGGCCAGAAAGGCTGCGGCagttaaaataataatgctTCATCAAAGTTTAGCAATACTCAATCatttattacctccgccaaggtgGGTTATTATTTTCGCCggtgttggtctgtttgtttgtttgtctgtttttctgcaaaataacccaaaaaattatgaacggattttgatgaaattttcaggaaaggtagataatgggacaaggaacagaggatacaattttggtggtgatcggttgaagcaaagtggataaaataataataaatttagTCTATGGTCTGAAAGCCTGAGTAGCAATTAAGATGGTGACAATACCACCATCTGGTGGACGGACAACacgtcttgttctacttgctGAATATTGTTGCAATTCTAaggttgaaattaatgttctgtgttggaaaaaagaaagtgaaaaatacaaaaaaaacaaaaaaccattatatattctgtgttggtacaaaataaaaacaaaataaatacactacaGTGTCTCCAtagtgaaggcatatataacctaataatgatagtgatgcagataacctaattgtgatgcaggctgcaaaatgtGATACAGAGGGGAGGGAATATCAGCTACTtgggaggtctgcactctctgagtgcttttctagttggTTATAGATTGGGGTCCAGATTGGACAATGTCTATGTCTGGACCCGGACCGTGGTCCACCTACTGGTGACCTCTGATGTAGATGTAAAGATTGTTCAACATTCTGAGAAACAACCGGCTCACTGTAATCCAACATCCAACAGAGAGCAGTGGAAGGTATTTTTAGGGTAGAAATATTTGCATGATTTAGTAGCCCTTATAGTACAGTGGCTTAAATTTATGCCTTGGAACCAAAGGGTTGGTGGTTCGAGCCCAGCTACCGGTATAGAAGTGCTGTCTCACTCATtatacaggtgttttcactcaTGTTGAacaccactgactttcaaaCTCTACCCTAACCACCAAAACCTACAAAACACAGTGTCACTTGttgaaataacaacaaagtgtatatattaataataaatcttCCCAGACAACCCTTCATCTATATCTGCCTCAGAATTCTTCACCCCATCAATACATTGCTGACCCTCAAATTACTGTCTCCATTTGTAAAAACTCAACTATTAAACTGTCAGGTGCCCTTATCAACAGCAGAAGTCATGGCATGGAAAATCAGCAACGGCAAGGACATTTCCTCCAACCTGGACCATGACAACTCCACTAAGGTGCTGTGGTCAGAGTTCAATAGATCGAGGATAACTTGTTTCATCTCTGAAATGAATGTCAAGATTCAAGATATTAACAATGAAAGTAAATCATACCATGATACAAGAAATGAATGGAAGTCAAAGTTTACAGCTGGACCAACGTATAAAAAAACCAAGACATGAATCCTGGAGAAAATCGGGGCTTGGAAGAGGTTGGACATTCAAAAACTGCAAACCCTTGTGCCAATTTGACAGCAAATCTGGATTGTTCAGATGTGACCAAGAGGATTCAGTTGTTAATTGAGAGTTGGGAAGAAACGACAAACTGCTGTGACAAAACAGAGATGTACAATCGCTTGATGGGACTGCTTCCATCTAAGGGAGAGGAAGATGGTAGTAATGCTGCGTGTTCTGATACAGTACGGCAATGGCATATCAAAGATTTCAACAGAAGAGAacctgaaagagacaaacaatttGCATATGCCATGGTCCACTTGAAGGACAAGAGCAGAAAGGATTTTCCGGC
This region of Epinephelus fuscoguttatus linkage group LG9, E.fuscoguttatus.final_Chr_v1 genomic DNA includes:
- the LOC125894154 gene encoding uncharacterized protein LOC125894154 isoform X2 — encoded protein: MNPSSLEHTKQESRRQDFKKTGKKQPPEVGAGSALPAPALGGHDRHTPSLCAQPLTMEPDSSSQQIPDMLEREEMASTTSSEPQLQSPQRSPNNSILRPRSSKPDKVSHPPPWEEDLQPEDHPCSPAKKIRNNKYIPHQNINNRLTTKRFYQIDLVKENLLTFSCLTYLLGYRPSTRDLQSYRWRAFSSIPVQVYPNVMSSSRLLYLLFFGLPVIFKKQTSDKTDFFTKIISHLNLDKESSIDIMPPDEHMRSVLASQEEKQYAFAIAYLKDGNTKDFPAVYPDHPKEEGHSASLPSKKHSEEILIQQIDDFLLDRGNEVKILLVFSYNSPCLKRENNATCCMFLLLQKADDWHSRYGFFTNVTFTKFWGLTGPNFFKHLTYFDISNLVRVFFPDIEKCENIHFKLNEKELRRKFGNISEINGLYKKIHLATDKKILSSTIKSILHKLVDQAKTSCRKKDHLDRGTKIITSFEFHPEVREEIVTALKKKWKEFINDESMSPIRKKISTDFNNAVLQLFVKKLQFLGGDNSPLKLYQVPQNMEGEGEYFQQIREL
- the LOC125894154 gene encoding uncharacterized protein LOC125894154 isoform X15, with translation MTATHQVCVHSLWPWSWTVADNKVQTCLRERGWLLPLPLSHSSNHPKDLQTIRYFGPAPLNRTKSPILLHGKKTCSRRIIPVAQQRRLEIINIFLTKI
- the LOC125894154 gene encoding uncharacterized protein LOC125894154 isoform X17 translates to MTATHQVCVHSLWPWSWTVADNKVQTCLRERGWLLPLPLSHSSNHPKDLQTIRYFGPAPLNRTKSPILLHGKKTCSRRIIPVAQQRRLEIINIFLTKI